Proteins found in one Gordonia sp. PDNC005 genomic segment:
- a CDS encoding acyl-CoA dehydrogenase family protein has protein sequence MTTNTEPRDTSSVGNAPHKRSAIGAAMRVLTAITGSDLAEKYGLREPINRVAYEATKTGFKTLGAANRAFTQVAGGGKPQRPATSSKGFFNLNPDDEQAMIAETVKDFSTEILRPAAYDADNAATAPEDILKRSAELGITMINVPEELDGAATDRNVVTNALVAEAMAYGDMGLAVPLLAPSGVATTLTNFGSDGQQRTYLPDYAGENVPTSAVVIAEPRPLFDAFALQTKATRAPSGYRLNGVKSFVPAAGSSELFIVGAQLDGRPALFIVESDTKGLSVEADPGMGLRAAGMGRLILDDVSVPATALLGEVEGDEAAAAYRDVVRLSRLGWSALAVGTATAMLDYVVPYVNEREAFGEPISNRQAVAFMVANMATEIDGLRLVTLRGASRAEQGLSFAREAALARKLTIDKGLQIGLDGVQLLGGHGFTKEHPVERWYRDLRGAGIGEGVIVL, from the coding sequence ATGACAACCAACACCGAGCCCCGCGACACGTCGTCCGTCGGCAACGCACCCCACAAGCGCAGCGCCATCGGAGCCGCGATGCGCGTCTTGACCGCCATCACAGGATCCGACCTGGCCGAGAAGTACGGCCTGCGCGAACCGATCAACCGCGTGGCCTACGAGGCCACCAAGACCGGTTTCAAGACCCTCGGTGCCGCGAACCGCGCGTTCACGCAGGTCGCAGGTGGTGGCAAGCCGCAGCGCCCGGCCACCTCGTCCAAGGGATTCTTCAACCTGAACCCTGACGACGAGCAGGCGATGATCGCCGAGACCGTCAAGGATTTCTCCACCGAGATCCTGCGTCCGGCCGCGTACGACGCCGACAACGCCGCCACCGCTCCCGAGGACATCCTCAAGCGCTCGGCCGAACTCGGCATCACGATGATCAACGTGCCCGAAGAACTCGACGGCGCAGCCACCGATCGCAACGTCGTAACCAACGCCCTCGTCGCCGAGGCCATGGCGTACGGCGACATGGGCCTCGCCGTGCCGCTGCTCGCACCGAGCGGTGTCGCGACCACCCTGACCAACTTCGGCAGCGACGGCCAGCAGCGCACGTACCTCCCCGACTACGCGGGCGAGAACGTCCCGACGTCGGCCGTCGTCATCGCCGAGCCGCGTCCGCTGTTCGACGCCTTCGCGCTTCAGACCAAGGCCACCCGCGCACCGAGCGGCTACCGCCTCAACGGCGTGAAGAGCTTCGTGCCCGCCGCCGGCAGCTCCGAGCTGTTCATCGTCGGCGCACAGCTCGACGGTCGTCCGGCGCTGTTCATCGTCGAATCCGACACCAAGGGCCTCTCCGTCGAGGCCGACCCGGGCATGGGTCTGCGCGCCGCGGGCATGGGTCGCCTGATCCTCGACGACGTGTCGGTGCCGGCCACCGCTCTGCTCGGTGAGGTCGAGGGTGACGAGGCAGCCGCCGCGTACCGCGACGTGGTACGCCTGTCTCGCCTCGGCTGGTCGGCGCTCGCAGTCGGCACCGCGACCGCGATGCTCGACTACGTGGTCCCCTACGTCAACGAGCGCGAGGCCTTCGGCGAGCCGATCTCCAACCGCCAGGCCGTGGCGTTCATGGTCGCGAACATGGCCACCGAGATCGACGGTCTGCGTCTGGTGACGCTCCGCGGCGCATCGCGCGCCGAGCAGGGCCTCTCGTTCGCTCGCGAGGCCGCGCTCGCGCGCAAGCTGACCATCGACAAGGGCCTGCAGATCGGCCTCGACGGCGTGCAGTTGCTCGGCGGCCACGGCTTCACCAAGGAGCACCCGGTGGAGCGCTGGTACCGCGATCTGCGCGGCGCGGGCATCGGCGAGGGCGTCATCGTCCTCTGA
- a CDS encoding MBL fold metallo-hydrolase: MLFTHLEHSCVLVEHNGTRVLFDPGNFSTGFESLTGLDAILVTHQHPDHADPARLPALVEANPDAVRYADPQTAAQLNARGDAGQWSVIAPGELLSVGAFTVRGTGGRHAVIHPELPVIDNISYVLDVDGRPGAFCHPGDSLYIPFERIDVLALPAAAPWLKISEPIDYLRAVHPRIAFGIHQAVQSDAGRAVHNARLAEMAPDGTEYRILPVGEAVDL; this comes from the coding sequence ATGCTGTTCACTCACCTCGAACACTCCTGTGTCCTCGTTGAGCACAACGGGACGCGAGTCCTCTTCGACCCGGGGAACTTCTCCACCGGCTTCGAGTCGCTGACCGGGCTGGATGCGATTCTCGTGACCCACCAGCATCCTGATCATGCCGATCCGGCGCGCTTGCCCGCACTCGTCGAGGCCAACCCCGACGCCGTCCGGTACGCGGACCCGCAGACGGCGGCCCAGCTCAACGCTCGCGGCGACGCGGGTCAGTGGTCGGTCATCGCGCCCGGTGAACTCCTCAGTGTCGGAGCGTTCACCGTGCGGGGCACGGGAGGGCGGCACGCCGTGATCCATCCGGAGCTGCCCGTGATCGACAACATCTCGTACGTTCTCGACGTCGACGGTCGGCCTGGCGCGTTCTGCCATCCCGGTGACAGCCTGTACATCCCGTTCGAGCGCATCGACGTCCTCGCGTTGCCCGCCGCTGCGCCGTGGCTCAAGATCAGCGAGCCGATCGACTACCTGCGGGCGGTGCATCCCCGCATCGCTTTCGGCATCCACCAGGCCGTTCAGTCCGACGCCGGTCGTGCCGTACACAACGCGCGGCTCGCCGAGATGGCGCCCGACGGCACGGAATACCGGATCCTCCCTGTCGGAGAGGCCGTCGACCTCTGA